The Panicum hallii strain FIL2 chromosome 9, PHallii_v3.1, whole genome shotgun sequence genome has a window encoding:
- the LOC112877841 gene encoding 60S ribosomal protein L23 → MSKRGRGGTAGNKFRMSLGLPVAATVNCADNTGAKNLYIISVKGIKGRLNRLPSACVGDMVMATVKKGKPDLRKKVMPAVIVRQRKPWRRKDGVYMYFEDNAGVIVNPKGEMKGSAITGPIGKECADLWPRIASAANAIV, encoded by the exons ATGTCGAAGCGAG GGAGGGGAGGCACGGCGGGGAACAAGTTCCGCATGTCGCTGGGTCTGCCGGTTGCGGCGACGGTGAACTGCGCGGACAACACTGGCGCCAAGAACCTCTACATCATCTCCGTGAAGGGCATCAAGGGGCGCCTCAACCGTCTCCCGTCCGCCTGCGTCGGCGACATGGTCATGGCCACCGTGAAGAAGGGGAAGCCCGACCTCAGGAAGAAGGTCATGCCCGCCGTCATCGTGCGCCAGCGCAAGCCGTGGCGCCGCAAGGACGGTGTCTACATGTACTTCGAAG ATAATGCTGGAGTGATTGTGAATCCCAAGGGTGAGATGAAAG GCTCTGCTATCACTGGACCCATTGGTAAGGAGTGTGCTGACCTTTGGCCTAGGATTGCTAGTGCAGCAAATGCCATCGTTTGA
- the LOC112875679 gene encoding uncharacterized protein LOC112875679, translating to MLGFTAAGTCLSSPAPPRPTAGTAPHLVRIPPLTSHGRRRPCRARLLRPLRAVPTTPPPAPSSRPARDRVIEFGKYKGQMLGTLPPPYLRWVAAELDYGDTAPWAGLARDVLDDPVYVDRVEWEHAHRFLRGDADYDFDYDDGDGPLQEMAERFGWDLSDEEGWSRLDLRLIGTSYGGRIPRKGARKQSTSTSRSRSRSRSRGNDNNCGAKGSLFDVGADPDGARGKRDERRERMRMRREDQVRTAKMEMLGVNAGVQDTGVPVSSPRKAQIRTAKNEILGLGRGTRAGGVLDEKRAAGKDGQGANPFPGRQAFLDKVRKLKGDDS from the coding sequence ATGCTCGGCTTCACCGCCGCAGGAACCTGCCTTTCCTCTCCGGCACCGCCGAGACCCACGGCCGGGACGGCGCCTCACCTCGTCCGCATCCCTCCCCTCACctcccacggccgccgccgcccgtgccgcgCCAGGCTCCTCCGGCCGCTCAGGGCGGTCcccaccacgccgccgcccgcgccgtccTCGCGCCCGGCGAGGGACCGCGTGATCGAGTTCGGAAAGTACAAGGGCCAGATGCTGGgcacgctgccgccgccgtaccTGCGCTGGGTCGCGGCGGAGCTCGACTATGGGGACACCGCGCCCTGGGCGGGCCTCGCACGCGACGTCCTCGACGACCCCGTCTACGTCGACCGCGTCGAGTGGGAGCACGCGCACCGCTTCCTCCGCGGCGACGCCGACTACGACTTCGActacgacgacggcgacgggcCGCTCCAGGAGATGGCCGAGCGCTTCGGGTGGGACCTCTCCGACGAGGAGGGATGGAGCCGCCTCGACCTCCGCCTTATCGGCACCTCCTACGGCGGTCGCATCCCAAGAAAGGGAGCCCGGAAGCAAAGCACCAGCACCAGCAGAAGCAGAAGCAGAAGCAGAAGCAGAGGCAACGACAACAACTGCGGCGCCAAAGGCTCCCTGTTCGACGTCGGCGCTGACCCGGACGGCGCCAGGGGAAAGCGGGATGAGCGGAGGGAACGGATGCGGATGAGGAGGGAGGACCAGGTGAGGACGGCCAAGATGGAGATGCTCGGTGTGAATGCCGGCGTGCAGGACACCGGCGTTCCGGTCTCCTCGCCGAGGAAGGCTCAGATTAGGACGGCCAAGAATGAAATTTTGGGGCTGGGTCGGGGCACACGCGCCGGTGGGGTGCTCGACGAGAAGAGGGCGGCAGGGAAAGACGGCCAGGGCGCCAACCCCTTCCCCGGCCGGCAAGCATTCCTCGACAAGGTCAGGAAGCTCAAAGGCGATGATAGCTAG